The uncultured Methanobrevibacter sp. sequence ATTATCCAGATAATTATAAGCTATTAATAATTTATCTTTATCGCTTTTTTTATTTATGGAATCTGGCCATCCTCCACGGCATGCTGCAAAAATTAAATCATCCATTGTTAAATTGGATTCAATTCCATCAATATCCATATTCGGATTATCAAACAATTCCTCAATAGAAATCTTACCGTTTGATTCTCCACTTTCATATAGACTCATAGGCCTCATTAATAGCCTATGAATTCTGCCAGTCCCAGAATGCATAATTTTAGACTCATCAACTACTGTAGAACCTGTCAATATATATAATCCTTCCCCTTGAAGTTCATCAACACTATTTCTAACACCATCCCACAATATTGGTGCCATCTGCCATTCATCAATAAGTCTAGGTTTTTCACCTTCCAATAATTTGGATGGTTTAATATCTAACCACATCTGATATTCCTCTTGCCTGTCAATATCCTGAAGTTTTAAAACACTTTTTGCATATTGTTCAGCAGTAGTTGTCTTACCACACCATTTGGGACCAACAATAAGCACTGCACCAATAACATTCATCCACTGCTCCAATTCATCATCCAAATATCGGACCATATACTCCATAGAATCATACCGTTTAACTATTTTTTGATAATATATTTAACTATTTTTTGATAATATATTTAACTATTTTTTGATAATATATTTAACTATTTTTTGATAAAACATTTTAAATACTATTAGATATAGGTTTCCATACTATGGATTATATGTTAATTTGAAACTTAAATATAGTTTTTGTTTGAAATAAAAACAATTTAACGAATTAAAAACAATTTTACTAAATAAAATCAATAATTTAACATTTCTAACTTATCAATAATACTGTTAAAATAAGAACTATTAAAAGCCTATTCCAGATAATCTCCTGTATCTCAAGACGAAACGCATTAGAATTAAAGTCAAACCTTCAAAAAACCAAATTGGGAATAAAAATTTGGGATCCATATTAAAGTATCCAACCAGTGAAAATAATCCTGCAAATAATGCCCATAATCCCGCATCGATTCCAATTCCAAGAATTGACAAAAATAATGATTTTTTATAATAATAAGCAGTGATTATTATAGATCCAAATAAAATTATTCCAGCAAAACTCATTGAATCCAGTTGCAAAACATTATAATATTTATCAAAAATAGCAGATATTATAAACAATGCAAAAAAGGATAACATGAAACATAATTTTACTTTTTGCATATCAATGTCTTCTTCTTTTTTATTCAATTCAGCAACCCTTTTTGATTCAATTATCTTTAAATCCCTAGAGGTTATATCTACACTGAACTTAAATGCCAGATAAAACGCATTGAAGATTATAAATGCATCGATTAATGATGATAGGGGAGTAAGTACGTAAAATATCACTTCACATACAAACATTGACAAAAAAGACAATTCACAAAAGACCAAAAAACTCCAGAAATTTACCTTCAATCTGGAATCACATTTATTAGCCATGACCTGATACAGATTATAGCTAAAAAACAGGCTAATAAATACTGAAAAAAATATCAAACAGTATTCCACACCATCAAGATTATAAGTAAATGTACTTGCCATAACGTTTTCAGCTAAAAAAACCCCCACTAATAAAATAACAAACAGAATGCATGAAAGTGCAATATGAAAATTTTTAGATTTGCCGATATAATATGCAATGACAAGCGCAACAATTGAAGAACTTATAATTTGGCATATCAATATCCCAAATGGAGTAAATGGTGAGTAAACAAGAAATTCCTGCAGATATAGTGAAAAATATACCAATGATAGAAACATTGTAATTGCCAAAATAATCTTAAAGCAATATATGTTTTTTCTCACAAATGTTTCTACACTCAAAATACTCTCTCCACTACCAAATAATAATTAGTTTATCTTTATCATGCTATTTAATTGTAATGATTATTTTACATCAGCCATTATTATATTAAAACCTAAACAAACTGTTCGTATAAAACTTATAAAAAAGTTCCGATACTTATCGATTCGGACCACTAAAACTCTACTAAACAATTTATTTTTTACAAGTGATAAAATTTTTGGAAGGCCTTTGCTGACATTATTATTTCATTTATATAAACAATATAATAAAAAGGATAATAAAGTTTTATTAGGCCTGAAACATTAATTTAATGCTTACTTAGGCATTTCAGATTTATACATTTGACTTTTTTTATAGACAATTTATGTTTTAATGTTTAGCAAAATTTCCAAAAATACAAGGCTTATAGACACAATTTTTTCTCAATAAAATGAACAGTTTAACAATAAATACTAATAGAAATGTTTATATATCCAAATTGACAAACTATCAACTAGCCTCCACCATTGAAGTAAATTTTACGAAGTGAAATCAACTTTTCACGGTGAGACAACTTTTTTTGGTGAGGCCTGAAAATCAATTTAGAGAGGTAAAATACTAGAAAAGAAATAGTAAAAATGAGATCATGAAAAAGGATTATAAAAAAAATTCTTAATTGAATGACGAGCTATTAAGATATTTTTAGAATAATCCTATGGGCAGTGAGAAAAATAAAAATAATTAGACATGTCGCGAAACTATGTTAAAAATTAATATTTTCCAAAACTTAACCCAATATCTAGTTTATTTTAAGGGATATATAAAGATTGTCAAATCCAAAAAAGCGAACTTATTTTATTCTAAATATTGGCTAAAAGACAGAAAATTGATTTTGCCGATGCTATTTATTTTTTAAAAATTTCCTGACCCCACGAGCTTAGACTGTCGAATTTATAATCCTCCCATGAAGGGAAAAACAGGAGATGAAAAACCATGAGAAAAAAGGAAATAAATGGAAAAATGTATGTTGCAATCCCAAAGAAACTGTGGGATAGAATGTGGGAAATTTTAGATAGAATTGAAGAAATTTGTGAGAATTTAAAATGAGTAAAGCAGCTGAATTACCCACAAAAGATACAATAGCACTCATTATCAATAGGAAAAACATTGATAAGGTTACCTACGTATTCAAAAACAAGTATGGCAATAAGATTGGAGAATATGAAAACAAATCTCCAGCTACATTGTCTTCCAGAAGTAATGTCGCAAGACAATTCAAACAGCTCATAAATCCAAAAGGTGATATGGAACCCGCCATATTCAACAATAAGTTCACAGAACTCAAACAGCTCCTGCAGCTTCACTATGAAAATGAAGTATCAGTCATTGAACAGGAAATAGCTGAAAAGAAACAGGTCGAGCAAGAACAGAATATCGCCAAATCAAAGGAAGCTATCACCAAATTGCAGTCATTGGACTATCCTTTGATTTATATCGGCAGTCTTGTTGAATGGTTTACTGCAGGTGAGCGGAACAATATAATGTATGCGTTTACTGTATATGCAGGACAAGTTGTTCTTGGAAATCCGGTATCTGTAATATGTCTTGGCGAGGCAAGCAGCGGCAAATCCCACATACAGGAAACCGCACTGATGCTGATTCCAAAACAATACATTGTCAATGAAAAGAAAATCACCGAAGCAGCACTATTTAACCGTGCCAAAACAGATGAATATTTCTATGACGGAAAGATTGTCAATTACGGTGATATGGGCGGAAGCAATGACCATGAATTCATGGAAGAGTCCAAAAACCTCATGAAGGAACTGCAGTCTGACGGCTTTCTAAACAAGCCATTGAGCATTCCGGATGGTGAAGGCGGATGGGAAGTCAGAGAATTGAAGTTAAAGGGAAGGCCATGCCTGACCTACACAACTGTGCCCAACCACAATTTCGATGAGCAGGAAATGAGCCGAAGCATCTTCATAACACCAAGAATGGACAACAAAAAAATATTCAATCTCAGAAAATCTGCACTTGAATTCACACATGGAAAAAGCTACAAGATTCTAAAGAAATATGAAAAGGATGTTGAGCTGGTGCCATATATGCTGCTGCACCTTAAGGAAGTCTTTAAAGACATTGTAATAATAAATCCTTATATTAACTTTGTCATCAACTTCCTGAAGGATTCATCTTTCTATAAAAGAGATTTTGATAAGTTCAATGGTATATTAAAAACAATAACAGCCCTGAACTACTATAACCATGAAGTCCATGACATTGACGGTGAAATGGTAATCCTTACCAATCTCTCAGATGTGCAGCAATTCATGAGCATATTACATCCATATAAGGAAAGCATATCTGCAAACCTCTCGCCCAAAGCTGTTGAGATCTTGAATGATATCAGAAACAATATCGATGACTGGATAATGGAAATTAACCCTGAAGAATTGAGTCTGGGAATTACAACCAACCAATACTTCACACTCCAGAATCTTGGACTGAGCAAGGACTCAGTGAAGAAATACATATATGAATTGGCAAATAATGGATTTCTTCAGATAACTGATCATTCAGGAAAATCCAATGTATATAACCTGACCAAAAGTGAAGTTGCATACATCAATGATGATTTAAAGCGCATTGATGATTCAATACATCAAATCATCTGCCGTGAGGTTGGAGAATGGGTTGTAGACATTATGATGGAAGATAAGTTTGTAGAGGATTTAAGTATTATGAACTTTGATTCGGAAGTGAAAAAACCGCCATGGCTGTGAAGACTTGAAAAGACTTTTTTAAAAGTCTTTTCACAAAAATGGTTTACAATCGTTTTTTGGTTAATTAAAGCATCCATCATGGTTTAATGATAGTTGACAATTAGCTGAAAAACTGAAAAGACCATGATTTCAGGATAATAGGGGGCGACATTTAAAAGTCCCCATCATCCTGAAAAAAAACAGTCTTTTCAAATATGAAAGTTTATAAGAAGCCTTCTTTAACTGATTAAATCCTTTAAAATGCTTTTTGAAAAGACCATGCGAAAAGTTTTCATGGTCTTTATAAATTCAGCGATTGTTATGAAATCTATAAGACAGCAAATAATCGAAGCCAAAAAGGAAAAGAGAGAAATGGAAGAGGAATTGTGGTTTGTGGATTACTGCAACAACTGCAAGACAGGACTTGCATTTAAAAATGATGTGGCCTGTCATCACCCATATTACTGCTGGCATGAAGGCGAATCAGCTATTGTACAATCTGCAATTGTTGGAATAGATGAGTATCGACGATTAAATGGACACATTACAGCACAAATGTATGAAGAATATAAACGATTAAGAAAAAGACAACGGCAATTAATATGGTACGGCAGAAGAAAATTACTGAGAGACTAATTATTAATTCCATCATCTTTTCCAATTTCAATGCCCATATTTTCTCGAACCCGGTTCTATTTGTTCCATATCCAAAAAATTCCACCAAACAAATGAATATAAAAGCTTGTCTATACCCATAAACATTGTTTTCGGACTGATTTGAAGTACAAATACTGAATTATGTTTCGTTTAATCTATCAATACCTAATTACATCATGTTTTTATAATTACTAATGTAAAACTATCAATATCATATATTGAACTTAATACATGATTAAATATTTATAATATAACTAATTTAATTTTTATATCCATATTCAAACTCATATGAATCTCAAATGTGGATATTACCCTTTAATTATTTAGTTAGCAATACTCCTGTTGTGAAACATGAGTCATGTTTTTTCATGAATTTACCCTCAAATACATCATTTGATTCAAGATTTCATCATCATATGATGCAAAAAATTGGAATTTTCAAAAAGTAGCTATTAGAAATCAAGTGGAAATATGAATCATCAAATAGCTAATTTTCAACACTACATCATAGCTACCATCAGTTGCAATTATAGCTATCTTAAAAAGTTAGATGTTAGATTACCCGAATTTATAAAAATTGAAAACCATTGATAATATATGAGCCGTTGCCGGATAAAAAAAGTAGATATAGATTTAATTGAAATGATGATTCATAATTTTTATGTTGTTGATTTTAAATTAAATTTCATTACCTCTATTTTTAATTAAATAAGCAGAATTGTAAAAGTTCATTAGGAAAAATTATTGTCTATTAATAAAATTCAAAACCCACTTAAATTAATTATTTTAAAAAATAAATGATTTAAATTCATTAAAATTAATATGTTGAAAATGAGCCAACATACCAACCACCATTTTAATTAAAAATAAAGTACATAATTTTAATAGATTAACACTAATTATCGAGAATATTTATGAAGTATTTTATTTAATCAAATGAAAAATAACGGCTCATGAATGTGAGCCATTAGATGTAATAGACATATGCATTTTTAACTTTCTTCTTATACACCAAATCTTTTTTGGATAAATCAAGCAAATCACGTTTACCGGTAGCCAGAGATATGTCAAATAATTCTGCATAACTTTTATGTGTAAATTCTATCTTTTCAACATTCATTTTTTCCAATGCAGAAATTTGGCGTTCATTTAACTGTAAACCATTAAAGTTAACATGTTTAACCAAATTTTTAGGAAGTATAAGTTTGCCGTTAGGACCTTTAAGAATGACCTGGAAATAACCATCATTTATAAATTCAGGCTCAGGTAAATTAAATTCATCCATTTCACGCCTCATTCTTGTGATTCCAGTGCCAATGTGCTCCATATACTTTGTCTTTTCAAATATGCCACAAATATTCTTGTTTCTATGTCTTGGAGTGATCTTGACACCTAAAGTTTCAACTGTTAGTGGAAATGGTAAGTTTCCAGGGCTTGCAATTTCAATGCGGTCATCATATATGTAAAATGTGATGCATCCTCCTGTTAATGTATAGTCCCTGTGGGCAATTGCATTAATGAATGCTTCACGAACTGCTTCTTCAGGATATTCAGCTAACGGAACCCTTTCCCATCCTTTAACTGTTCCTCCTAAGCGAGTGTTTCTACTGAAGAAATTATTAAAATCATCAATTAATTTGAAGAAGGATTCCCGTGAGAACAATTTGTCAATGATATCATAAGCTTCAATTCCATTGAACCTTACCATCTTGATTTCATGTTCAATATCAAATTTGGTAATGTCTTTTGCAAAAAACAGTGCCCCTGCCTTATTCAAATGAAAGGTGCCAGTGTAATCGATCTTACCTGCATCAATATACTCTAAAATTTTGTCCAATTCACGAACACCGAATAAATCCTTGATTTTGGATTCTCTCAAAGCATCTTTGAACAGTTCAACTGCTTCTGGGTCAACATCATCGATTGTGGAATCCAATAATATTTCACTGTCAAAGTCCTTACTTTCCAATTTGGCGTTAATGAACTTTCTGAGAACTCTTTTCACTTCTCTTAGCAAATCTTCTTTAGTTGTAAAGTTTTTATATTTATTTAAATCTCTGGCTCTTTTGCGAAATGCTTTTGATCTTTCATCCCTATCTTCACATTTCTTAACGAAGAAATAATAATCATGTTTTTTTGAACTATATGCATTGAATTCATATTCTGTTGCTGAAACATCATCTTTATAGATATTACCATAGTGCTGGCCAATCAAACCTATATAAATATCAGATTCTTCAACAGCACCAATGAAGACCTCATCGGAAGGTAGCGAACTTCCAGAATCTATTTCAAAAACAAACAACTCAACAGTTTCACTAAAAAAAGAATCCTTTTTTAATTCTTCATAGAGAAATTTCCTTTCCTCAGAAAATTCCGTTTGATTACTGCTGATAAAAACTTTTACAACCATGAGTATAACTATAATCCCTATACAATATAAAATTTGGCTTTTTAAAAAAGCAAGATTGATGTAAACTTGTAAATCTGTGTTATAAAGCATAGGACCAAAATATTTATCCATTAAATCTTAAAAATTAAAAATAAAAGAAAAATGAGTGAGTTAACCTCATCAAAAAAATAACTTGCTTAATTTCAATGTTTTAATTACCATCAGATTCATCAAAAATGTAATAATCATTTATTCCAAAGTCATTCACTATAGGAACAAATATATTATGCACTTCATTATCAACCTGATTTTTATCCTTAATTGCAACACCAGCAGGATCAAGAATGTTTCTTTCAGTAATAGTAGTATCAAAATCACCCGGTTTAGTAGCCATTTCTTGACCTTCAACATTAGTGAATGTAACAAAATACACAATAGGGCTAGAAATACCTAACTCACTGTACACTTCTAAACTTTCAGTAACAAATTCTTTAAATTTAATTTTGGGATTACTAACATTAACTTTTCCTCGATTCTCATATTTTATAACTACTTCAAAAATGCCGTTTTTAAATAGTCTATTATGAGATGATGTTCCTTCACCATGTAAACCTTCAAAATCCAAACTAAATGAACCGATTAAGAATTGTTTATTATTTAAAGAAGTCATTGCTTTTTTATAATCAATGCGAGACCTTAAAAATGCGTCGATAGGTATAGCATGAAATATAACATAATGTATACTCTTATCTTCACAACCGAATTTTTGAACTCTTTTGCATCTATAATTATTAATCCCATCCTGCAATTCAATATATACATCATAAATAATCTTCATGTCCTTAAAGTCCATAGAATCAACTTTCCAATCAAATTGTTCTTCCATCATGTTTTTAATATCGTTTAAATCTAAATTGTTTATTACATTTGTATTATACATTGTTTCACCATATTATATTAATTATTTATTTTTAAAAATTCATCAATCATGAGCTAATGAAAACAACCAACAACAAGTAACACTATAAATCCATCACCCTTTTAGCTACATATTCTTGAGCCGCTAAAGTAACCATATCCTTGAAGCTTGCAAACTTAGTGTTTGATTTAATAAAAGCATTTAGTTCTTCATTTAAATACAACTCTTCAGCAGTTGTTTCGGTTAACTCTAATCCAGATTTATCAATCATATCATCATAACTTCTAAATGTGGTGTTTGTTCGTATAAAATCAGTATTCAATATATCACTTAACTTGTAAGTGTTTGTTCCTGATACTTCTTCAATATTCTTTTGTAACTTATCAAAAAATCGCATAATATCACCTTTTGATATATAAAGCAATGGTTTTCGCCATGAAGTGATTATTATATTCTTCTTTATCTAAAATGATTTTTAAAACCATATTTACAGTTTTTATCTAATTTAATTACGTAATGGGTCAGGTTGTTGGTCATTTTACATTAACTTCATTACAGTAACTAATATCTATGTTTTTGTATATAAACTCTTTTATTTAAAAAAACTATACAAATTATAAAAAAAATTAAATAATAAGTAAGTGAATTAATTCAATTGATTAAAAATAATATAATTTTTATAATCATTTTAATAATTGAGTCACATAATACTGATTAGATTTCATTTACAACCCCAACATAATTATTTTAAAAATTAAACGGCAATACATCACTAGCCAATTTTAAACTAATGCGTTAAATATTTTAGATAGCTTGTTGAAATTACCAGAAATAACTTCAATATTATAAAAATACCATATAACTGGAGAAATAAAAAATAAAAATAAAAGTTTTAAAAAATACTACAAAGGCTTTGAGATAACCTTCACCCTACCGTTTATAATCTTATGCTCATACCTTCGATAAAGCGATACATTATCCATAGCCTTGATATACTCCAATTTTAGAAAGTCCGGATTGTCCTTATAATATGCCTGTCTTGTCCTGTTCTTACCACGGCCGTGAAGCAAATCAACGCTGTCCATGCCCAACAAATCCCCATCAAAAGACCCCTGAGTCAGATAGGTTGAGTTGAACTTCCTTAACATATGCGGTCGCAGCCGTGCATATCCTCCGACCTCACCGAAGCCGAGATAATCATTTAGCTTTTTAAACTTATGATTTACATGGTTTAAGTTATATTTCAAAAGTGGAGCGTCCAGGTCAAAGTCCTCATGCTTCAGTTTGATTTTGGCAATCCTCTGGACGCATTCGGGATTGAGGAAGGTGTAGTATGGCTTGTCTGTCTTTTGCCGGACTAGCTTGCAGGTGCACACCACATTGTTGTTTCTGGCCAAGTACTTTAAAGCCTCATGGAAATTGTCCTTTTTGTGATAGGC is a genomic window containing:
- a CDS encoding ATP-binding protein, which translates into the protein MVVKVFISSNQTEFSEERKFLYEELKKDSFFSETVELFVFEIDSGSSLPSDEVFIGAVEESDIYIGLIGQHYGNIYKDDVSATEYEFNAYSSKKHDYYFFVKKCEDRDERSKAFRKRARDLNKYKNFTTKEDLLREVKRVLRKFINAKLESKDFDSEILLDSTIDDVDPEAVELFKDALRESKIKDLFGVRELDKILEYIDAGKIDYTGTFHLNKAGALFFAKDITKFDIEHEIKMVRFNGIEAYDIIDKLFSRESFFKLIDDFNNFFSRNTRLGGTVKGWERVPLAEYPEEAVREAFINAIAHRDYTLTGGCITFYIYDDRIEIASPGNLPFPLTVETLGVKITPRHRNKNICGIFEKTKYMEHIGTGITRMRREMDEFNLPEPEFINDGYFQVILKGPNGKLILPKNLVKHVNFNGLQLNERQISALEKMNVEKIEFTHKSYAELFDISLATGKRDLLDLSKKDLVYKKKVKNAYVYYI